Proteins encoded by one window of Culicoides brevitarsis isolate CSIRO-B50_1 chromosome 2, AGI_CSIRO_Cbre_v1, whole genome shotgun sequence:
- the LOC134828536 gene encoding sulfotransferase 1 family member D1-like — MELLSEEIHTENNKQSVNWKINKLRWKNPPVTPLGPDHKYQDVCLPAQYKDFAVKIRNFEVRPDDVFVFGYPKSGTTWTQEMVWLINNNCDFRKAKKVSQLFRFPLLELLAMVPSPQNSADLFDEINKLPSPRHLKSHLPISMLPEKLWDVKPKIVHITRNPKDAAISLYHHYVHLHGYLGTKEEFLNLYLEGHVFYGPFTTQINEFMQLKEANKVPFIHFINYEDMRKDLRAVIRSTAKFLEKEITDEQVEELFKHLQVDEMRNNPSCNQDDLVFMSSTLFNSPDPNFSFIRRAKVDAFKDEMSDDIQGKFDDIIVQKMGGLNIYANEKRGTGR; from the exons ATGGAACTCCTATCGGAAGAAATTCACAcggaaaacaacaaacaatctGTCAACTGGAAAATCAACAAGTTACGATGGAAAAATCCGCCTGTCACGCCTCTCGGTCCCGATCACAAGTACCAAGATGTCTGTCTCCCGGCTCAGTACAAAGATTTCGCCGttaaaatcagaaattttgaagttcGCCCCGATGACGTCTTTGTCTTTGGATATCCCAAAAGCGGCACCACATGGACTCAAGAGATGGTCTGGCTCATAAATAACAATTGTGACTTCCGAAAAGCTAAAAAAGTGTCTCAACTCTTCCGTTTCCCGTTACTTGAGTTACTTGCCATGGTTCCGTCACCACAAAATAGCGCCGATTTGTTCgacgaaattaataaattgccaTCGCCGCGTCATTTGAAGTCACATTTACCAATCAGTATGTTGCCGGAAAAATTGTGGGATGTAAAACCGAAAATTGTGCATATCACGAGGAACCCTAAGGATGCAGCGATTTCTTTGTATCATCATTACGTGCATTTGCATGGATATTTGGGGACAAAAGAGGAGTTTTTGAATCTTTATTTGGAAGGACATGTCTTTTATGGGCCTTTTACGAcacaaattaatgaatttatgcaGTTGAAAGAGGCGAATAAGGTGccgttcattcattttattaattatgaagACATGCGAAAGGATTTGAGAGCAGTCATTAGATCTACGGCGAAATTTTTGGAGAAAGAAATAACGGATGAACAAGTTGAAgaactttttaaacatttgcAAGTTGATGAAATGAGGAATAATCCGTCGTGTAATCAGGATGACTTGGTTTTTATGTCTTCGACGCTTTTTAATTCGCCGGATCCGAATTTttc atttattcgACGGGCAAAAGTCGACGCTTTCAAAGATGAAATGTCGGATGACATTCAAGGCAAATTTGATGACATAATTGTGCAAAAGATGGGAGGCCTCAATATTTATGCGAACGAAAAACGAGGAACTGggcgataa